In a genomic window of Streptomyces pristinaespiralis:
- a CDS encoding ABC transporter ATP-binding protein, giving the protein MAAALEVRALSVGYGPVRALRDVSVEVPESAVVAVLGGNGAGKSTLLRAVSRTLPFQRGHVTAGSISFEGRPLDGLSAARVVAAGVVQVPEGRQVFARMTVADNLRAGTLGVRGRRESAAALARVHELFPVLADRAQQKAGLLSGGEQQMLAMGRALMARPRLLLLDEPSLGLAPLMAARIAETITEINAAGTPVLLVEQNAAIALRLASRAYVLDVGEVALEGPADELAASDEVRRRYLGVVDEDAAQDAVQAQHAAPTLRRWSA; this is encoded by the coding sequence ATGGCCGCCGCGTTGGAGGTGCGGGCGCTGTCCGTGGGGTACGGGCCCGTGCGGGCGTTGCGGGACGTCTCCGTCGAGGTGCCCGAGAGTGCCGTCGTCGCCGTGCTCGGCGGCAACGGCGCCGGCAAGTCCACCCTGCTGCGAGCGGTGTCACGCACACTGCCGTTCCAGCGTGGGCATGTCACCGCCGGAAGCATCAGTTTCGAGGGCCGTCCGCTGGACGGCCTCAGCGCCGCCCGGGTCGTGGCGGCCGGAGTCGTCCAGGTCCCGGAAGGCCGCCAGGTCTTCGCACGGATGACCGTGGCGGACAACCTGCGGGCCGGCACGCTCGGCGTGCGCGGGCGGCGGGAGTCGGCCGCCGCGCTCGCCCGCGTGCACGAGCTGTTCCCCGTGCTGGCCGACCGCGCCCAGCAGAAGGCCGGTCTCCTGTCCGGCGGTGAACAGCAGATGCTCGCCATGGGGCGGGCGCTGATGGCCCGTCCCCGGCTGCTGCTGCTCGACGAGCCTTCGCTGGGCCTCGCCCCGCTGATGGCGGCGCGGATCGCCGAGACCATCACGGAGATCAACGCGGCCGGCACGCCCGTCCTGCTCGTCGAGCAGAACGCGGCGATCGCCCTGCGCCTGGCCTCCAGGGCCTATGTCCTGGACGTCGGCGAGGTCGCACTCGAGGGACCGGCCGACGAGCTCGCGGCCTCGGACGAGGTCCGCCGCCGCTATCTCGGGGTCGTCGACGAGGACGCCGCACAGGACGCCGTGCAGGCCCAGCACGCGGCGCCCACGCTGCGGAGGTGGTCCGCATGA
- a CDS encoding glycerate kinase: MTDGAVTQPARVLVAADKFKGSLTAVQVAERVTAGLRRVLPGLDVEALPVADGGDGTVAAAVAAGFERREVRVTGPRGESLTAAYALRDGTAVVEMAEASGLQHLPAGVFAPLTATTYGSGELLRAALDAGARTIVFGVGGSATTDGGAGMLAALGARFLDASGAPVPPGGGGLRELATADLSGLDARLKDVELILASDVDNPLTGPKGAPAVYGPQKGATPEDVALLDAALAHYASVLGPEHADSPGAGAAGGIGYGALVALGASFRPGIEVMLDVLGFAPALERATLVITGEGSLDEQTLHGKAPAGVAAAARARGIEVVAVCGRLALPPEALGHAGIRRAYALTSLEPDPAKSMARAGDLLERVAESIARDFLT, encoded by the coding sequence GTGACGGACGGAGCAGTTACTCAGCCCGCGCGAGTGCTCGTCGCGGCTGACAAGTTCAAGGGCTCGCTCACGGCCGTACAGGTCGCGGAGCGGGTGACGGCCGGCCTGCGGCGGGTCCTGCCCGGGCTGGACGTCGAGGCACTGCCCGTCGCCGACGGCGGCGACGGCACGGTCGCGGCGGCGGTCGCCGCCGGCTTCGAGCGCCGCGAGGTGCGGGTCACGGGGCCGCGCGGGGAGTCACTGACCGCGGCGTACGCCCTCCGGGACGGCACCGCGGTGGTCGAGATGGCCGAGGCCTCGGGCCTCCAGCACCTTCCGGCGGGTGTCTTCGCCCCGCTGACCGCCACGACGTACGGCTCCGGTGAACTGCTGCGCGCCGCGCTCGACGCGGGCGCGCGCACGATCGTCTTCGGCGTCGGCGGCAGCGCCACCACCGACGGCGGCGCCGGAATGCTGGCCGCGCTCGGCGCGCGCTTCCTCGACGCCTCCGGGGCGCCGGTGCCGCCCGGCGGGGGAGGCCTGCGCGAACTGGCGACGGCCGACCTGTCCGGGCTGGACGCCCGGCTGAAAGACGTCGAACTGATCCTCGCCAGCGACGTGGACAACCCGCTGACGGGCCCGAAGGGCGCGCCCGCCGTGTACGGGCCCCAGAAGGGCGCCACGCCGGAGGACGTCGCCCTCCTCGACGCGGCCCTCGCGCACTACGCCTCCGTCCTCGGCCCCGAACACGCGGACTCGCCCGGCGCGGGCGCGGCGGGCGGCATCGGCTACGGCGCGCTGGTCGCGCTCGGCGCGAGCTTCCGGCCCGGCATCGAGGTCATGCTCGACGTACTCGGCTTCGCCCCCGCGCTGGAGAGGGCGACCCTCGTCATCACCGGCGAGGGCTCCCTCGACGAGCAGACCCTCCACGGCAAGGCCCCGGCGGGCGTCGCGGCAGCGGCCCGCGCCCGCGGCATCGAGGTCGTCGCGGTCTGCGGCCGCCTGGCCCTCCCCCCGGAGGCCCTGGGCCACGCGGGCATCCGCCGCGCGTACGCCTTGACGTCACTCGAACCGGACCCGGCGAAGTCCATGGCCCGGGCGGGCGACCTCCTGGAACGCGTGGCGGAGTCGATCGCGCGGGACTTCCTGACCTGA
- a CDS encoding NUDIX domain-containing protein yields the protein MTTSDYAAYIASLPRVLAGAAMLLRDGEGRLLIVEPNYREGWALPGGTIESDLGETPRQAARRETLEEIGLDVEPGALLAVDWVPGEGRPPITAYVYDGGVLSEDRLKAIRLQEEELISWRLVARKDIPRYLLNSLGHRVLAALDALEAGTGTVELENGRPPVS from the coding sequence GTGACGACCTCCGACTACGCCGCGTACATCGCCTCCCTGCCCCGCGTCCTCGCCGGCGCCGCCATGCTGCTGCGGGACGGCGAGGGCCGTCTGCTGATCGTCGAGCCGAACTACCGCGAGGGGTGGGCGCTCCCGGGCGGCACCATCGAGTCCGATCTGGGCGAGACCCCGCGCCAGGCCGCCCGCCGGGAGACGCTGGAGGAGATCGGGCTCGACGTCGAGCCGGGGGCGCTGCTCGCCGTCGACTGGGTGCCGGGCGAGGGCAGGCCGCCGATCACCGCGTACGTGTACGACGGCGGGGTGCTGTCCGAGGACCGCCTCAAGGCGATCCGGCTCCAGGAGGAGGAGCTGATCTCCTGGCGGCTGGTGGCGCGCAAGGACATTCCCCGGTATCTGCTCAATTCGCTGGGGCACCGGGTTCTGGCCGCCCTCGACGCGCTGGAGGCTGGGACCGGGACGGTCGAGCTCGAGAACGGGCGGCCGCCCGTCTCCTGA
- a CDS encoding type II toxin-antitoxin system VapB family antitoxin — translation MPKVTISLDAELVVEVMVLAGVGSPQDAVELVVRDYIARGHRTEARVAARDEPEGKQDVRPPDPQA, via the coding sequence ATGCCGAAGGTCACGATCAGTCTGGATGCCGAACTCGTCGTCGAGGTCATGGTGCTGGCGGGGGTGGGCAGTCCGCAGGACGCCGTCGAACTGGTCGTGCGCGACTACATTGCGCGGGGCCACCGCACGGAGGCACGGGTGGCCGCACGTGACGAGCCCGAGGGCAAGCAGGACGTCCGGCCGCCGGATCCCCAGGCCTGA
- a CDS encoding SIR2 family NAD-dependent protein deacylase yields MAEVTSRHDRPLVAILSGAGISTDSGIPDYRGPNGLWRRDPDAQKLVTYEYYMGDPEIRRRSWQMRRGNRTLRAEPNAAHRAVAELERSGVPVRVITQNVDGLHQLAGLPARKVLELHGSARSFVCTKCHARGRMEDALARVEAGEDDPPCLECGGILKSATVMFGQRLDPVVLGEAVAVTKACQVFIAVGTSLQVQPAAGLAGVAAEHGARLIVVNAEPTPYDELADEVVREPIGTALPALLERLAG; encoded by the coding sequence ATGGCAGAAGTGACCTCGCGCCATGACCGGCCCCTCGTCGCCATCCTCAGTGGGGCGGGTATCTCCACCGATTCCGGGATCCCCGACTATCGCGGCCCCAACGGGCTGTGGCGGCGGGACCCGGACGCGCAGAAGCTCGTCACGTACGAGTACTACATGGGTGATCCGGAGATCCGGCGGCGGTCGTGGCAGATGCGGCGCGGGAACCGGACGCTGAGGGCCGAGCCGAACGCGGCGCACCGGGCGGTCGCCGAGCTGGAGCGGTCCGGGGTGCCGGTGCGGGTGATCACGCAGAACGTGGACGGACTGCACCAGCTCGCCGGGCTGCCCGCCCGCAAGGTCCTCGAACTGCACGGCAGCGCCCGGAGTTTCGTGTGCACCAAGTGCCACGCGCGCGGTCGGATGGAGGACGCCCTCGCCCGCGTCGAGGCCGGCGAGGACGACCCGCCGTGCCTGGAGTGCGGCGGGATCCTGAAGTCGGCGACGGTGATGTTCGGCCAGCGCCTCGACCCGGTCGTCCTGGGTGAGGCCGTCGCGGTCACCAAGGCCTGTCAGGTCTTCATCGCCGTCGGCACCAGCCTCCAGGTCCAGCCCGCCGCGGGCCTCGCCGGTGTCGCGGCCGAGCACGGGGCCCGGCTGATCGTGGTGAACGCAGAGCCGACGCCTTACGACGAGCTGGCCGACGAGGTCGTGCGCGAGCCCATCGGGACGGCGCTGCCCGCGTTGCTGGAGCGGCTCGCGGGCTGA
- a CDS encoding methylated-DNA--[protein]-cysteine S-methyltransferase — MTTRQHTVVDSPYGPLTLVATDGVLSGLYMTEQRHRPAEETFGEEDERPFGETIHQLDAYFARELTEFDLPMHFAGTPFQRGVWEQLRRIPYGQTRTYGELAEILGNRGASRAVGLANGKNPIGIIVPCHRVIGSSGSLVGYGGGLDRKQRLLSFERGGFEDVLFQPASRSSNAGSAVPMGSRTTSSASSS, encoded by the coding sequence ATGACGACCCGGCAGCACACCGTCGTCGACAGCCCGTACGGCCCGCTCACCCTCGTCGCCACCGACGGCGTGCTCAGCGGGCTGTACATGACCGAGCAGCGGCACCGCCCCGCCGAGGAGACCTTCGGCGAGGAGGACGAGCGGCCGTTCGGCGAGACGATCCACCAACTCGACGCCTACTTCGCCCGCGAACTCACCGAGTTCGACCTGCCGATGCACTTCGCGGGCACGCCGTTCCAGCGCGGCGTGTGGGAGCAGCTGCGCCGGATCCCTTACGGGCAGACCCGCACCTACGGCGAACTCGCGGAGATCCTCGGCAACCGGGGAGCGTCCCGCGCGGTGGGTCTGGCCAACGGCAAGAACCCGATCGGCATCATCGTGCCCTGCCACCGCGTGATCGGCTCGTCCGGCAGCCTCGTCGGCTACGGCGGCGGCCTCGACCGCAAGCAGCGGCTGCTCTCGTTCGAGCGCGGCGGCTTCGAGGACGTGCTCTTTCAGCCCGCGAGCCGCTCCAGCAACGCGGGCAGCGCCGTCCCGATGGGCTCGCGCACGACCTCGTCGGCCAGCTCGTCGTAA